The window CTAAAGGAGATCATTTGattcattctctattatagtaGCTCTGTTACTCTGTTCTAGTTAGTCAATGCAAGTATTGGATCATCTTCTAATGTTTTTCCCCCAAAcatcagcactatatatattttttttttgaatatattgtatCTTCTCAAAGTGAATTCCCAAActatttaaagttatttctgttgTGTTCAGTGAAACGTGCAAATACGATACTGCATTTATGTGGCTCAGTTTGGTTTAAAACCAGGATGAGGTCAAAGTTCAATTAGgacgtttattttttataaacatgccttagaaaaacagcattactggtgtgcatcttgagacTAAAGAACTGATGTTTTTTAAGATGAATCAGATTCACATTTAGTCTAGGATTAggtttaagccttgtctgtggaACCGGGggtaaaagatgaaaaacatgCTAACTTAAAGTTTCTCACACATGTTTTAGGAGAAAATCAACAACAGTGTTTGCCAAGCTGCAATAAAGTCCTTCTGTTTTAACTAAAGCGGGTGTTAATAAGCAGCGTCAACACCTCGATCTATAACGCTGCTTGTTTAATTTGTGGAAGACCGTTCCGTTGAGCTGCTCCTGCCACGAGAACTTGACGTCTGCTGCTAGTCCCTGCTCCTGGAGTTTCTTCTGGACCTGAAGACAGACCAGAGGTTATCTATCTCCAGACTCACAGAGAGAAGAATAAACGGGTGCGTTCGGAAGTGATTTCACCGAAGAACCTGGAAGCTGATCTCaaggaagaaagaagaagatattatattataagaaGATATTATAGTCTCACCTCCTTCAAGACGGCGTCTGCAGTCACTTTATCAGAGACATTATCACCCGCTTTCACCTTCAGTCTCAAAACCTGACGCCTTACACTTACTGTTAAAAATCAAATTAGACAAAGTCACCTTCAGGACAAGCTGAATtgggatattttaaaatgtaaaagagagAGACTCAGCAGTTTTGTTTCCTGAACTGAGGTTTTTGTTCGTGTCATGTGCCTGATTTTATCAACCCAGGCTCTTCATACGGTACCTTTCTGCACGGTGTTTTTCATCACCTGAGCTACAGAGTAAACCTACTGAACCAGAAAACCCGTTCATGTGAAGCTGTACGTGTGAAGATAATGTTCACTTACTTTCTAagtcaatcatttcaatcaatcatttttatttatatagctcttttaacaacacaggttgcatcaaagtcTCGAATCAGGATACTTTTACTAGATAAGCAAAATGACTTaagtgcattttacatttaaaaaaatctctgcATGTagggtaaaatatttttaaaacaagtgtaAGGCTTGTAAATGCACCTATAAATCAAGCGCTTTTACTGCAGCGATTCATATGCATAGGtcaattttttcagttttgcagaaatgtatgaagaggcacatatttccaatgagcctaggCTGGATtactttatatacagtatagcaTTTTATGCCTTAATTATTTAGAATAGTGAACCTGGCTGTAGTCTATGTTCAGCTTTATACTGTGTAACGTATATTTGATTAGATAATGCcttatgtgcatatttaatgaGAACATTGcagaaaaatgtcttaatgcaatgtgctatatatatatatatatatatatatatatatactgtatagtaCAGTATGGTGATCTCTTAGTCAGGATTTTCTTGGACTAAGAGATATCACCATACTGTAcccagtatatatatttaaaaaagtaagaactttctgaagaaaatgagtGTTGTTTGTCCGTTCAAAACTCAACAAAACGTTCAGTAAATCACAGAAACTTCCCACTACTATCCAATTAGTTTAACcaattttaacatatatatatactcttcaTAAGtcagtttaatataatttatgttgaAATGATATGTACTTCCAGCAGcaacatttaatcaaatacattttttttacattgaactAGATGGACATTTTTCTACAATAGACTAATCCTATTCTGTAGAGCTCCATCTGTTTTTAGGCTAagtatgttcaaaataaaatgctctAAATAAAAGGTTAATAATACTCACGTGGCGTTTGGCAAACAAAGAAAAGCTTCTCCGAGCAGAGCTCCTCAGTAACCCGACCGTCCTCATCCACAGCTGGACATTCTTCTTGATCGGTTTGTTTCTCGGTCTGGTTTGTGTAGGACCGGTCAGGGTGTCTGTACAGACCGATCCAGACACAGCCGTCATCCCGGACCATCATCTGCAGCAGCTGattctctctctcgttcttcACCGTGTGTAAGTCTGTGTAGTTTTCTCTACAGAGTCTCTGGCCTTGTGTCCAGGACATCGCTGGATCTGAAACTAGTACTGGCCTTTGATCTGAGAATCAGCAGAATAACCCATGAACTGTGTTCAACTCACAGCTTTACCTTTAGTAAAAACAGTGTATAGCATTTGTATTAACGTTGTAGTATacactatttttactataaatagcATGCACTTTTTAATCTCCTTTGTGTTCTGGGCACAACATCTTAAATTAGTTTTCTAGGCAATTTGCCAAAATTTGCAGACACTGAAAaatactaaagtaaaaaaaacccaactctATTGTAGCTTGTCAGACAGAATGTGTTACTTCTGTTCGTATCAACATTTAGTTCAGAATGATCTGTGCAGACAgacaataaaactaatgaacTATAGCATACTACTGCTTTGAACTACTTTCACTTACTTTTTGGGAGTGAAAATAACTGCAAATAgatataaatagcatttaacatttacttGGTGCAAgggtttttctctctttttttcacttttttctcaAACACTTGTGGGGGAAGTTTTTCAAACCTGTTGCAGCATTCTAGTGACTATCAAACATCCTTAGACATTATTTTTCTgtcaaattactttaaaaacacatgcattttcCATGAACGAGTCAGAAGACGAGCATCAGTTTGACTTCACGGCGTTTGAGGAGTTTTCTGACTCCATTGAGGGTCAATATGACCCCAATAAACTTTGCCTGCTCTCTGAATGAGAAACGGACAGCAAATTTcaagaataaatgaatgtttaaccTGTATTTTGAGCCAAACACTGGAGGAGCATACACCCGTTTCTAAGACTAGAATAAGTGTAGAATTAGACATGTTTCAGAGGGTGTAAGTATTGATGGAAATCTAATCCCAGTATTGCTTCATCAACATCAACTCCTCAATCTCAGTTCTCTAGGAATTAACGAAAGCGTTCATTGTGTAAAAGCGTAGGAGTCTTACCGCTTTGACAAATAATGGCACATTTACGATTGCAGTTCTCATCATGCCAGTATCCATTCGAGTGAAGCATCACACAGTCTTGGTTTCCTCCGTAATTATCCGGCTGTTTCTTATGCCATCTGGTGAATGAAGGGCATTCGTTTCGAAAAGACCAGCGCCAGCCGTTCACATCGTCATAGAGCCTGATCCAAGTCTTAGATCCATTTTTAGCTCTTAACTTGTCGATTTCACTCCACTCTTCATCAGTCCGGGCAGTGGCTAAATCAAGGTAGTGCTTTTGACAGAAATCCTGAGCCTCTTTCCAAGTTTTCCTGTCTCTGACCCAAACATAATCATGCGAGCTGCACAGAAGGACCGAGAGAAAGCCTGTTTCAGAAGAAGTTCAGGTTCGTAAGAACAAAATCCGCTTTCAAGCAATCCACTAATTCGATAAAACCAAAGGCAATTATGAGAAAACTCTTTAGATGTAGGTCCTGCAGAGAtgcacttttaatgcatttctcttcttttcagTATAGACACAGTTTCTCACATCCTTTAAAACACACTCACCTGAAAACAACACGAATCGAATCAGTCTGTCTTCCATCACTGAGCTCGGATCAGATTAGATTAGGTTAGTGAGCTCCTCTTTTCCTCTGCTAATAAATTGAAGCGTccaaatttgatttgaaatatagCATGACTGAGAAGTGAAAGCACACCcattttcttttgtgtatttaaagcAGCATCATCGCTAGTCTTCAACAACTGATAATAGAAATTCATAGTGCGAAGATTTGCTCGACTAATGATGCatatcaaatgtgtttttacccAAATGCAGAAGAAGAAAGGAGTGATTTACATGAGAAATCATCCATCACGTGTCTCGGAGGAGCTTCGGTTCGGTCCAAATATAGAAAGTAGAATAATATCGAGTTTAATGGTTATTAACGACTGCTGGCCTCGAAGACAAAGCATCATCAATAATGTTGACTAAAATGCTGGATGTTCCTATGTTCGTTATATAATGCATGAACTACTGGATGAAAATCATTTCATAGATGGTATGATGAAACAATGAATTTCTTCAAAACCCAAAGAGGGGATAGTTTTGCAGGGGTTGGCCACAGACCACCGCTCTCTCCTTATCCTGACCGGTCTGTCTCTAGTTTAGTGTTTTGTTGTCGTTTGACACAATCAGTTTCCGTTTCTGGTCGACAAAGGCACTGATGACACTAACTGACCTTCACGTTTCCCAGACCTGAATCCAGATGAGATCTTCTGGGACGTTACGCGTCAGAGCATCCAAGGCTCCCCTGATCTCCAGGACACTTCTTTTCAATCAGTCTGGAGGAGCATTTATTCATAACTGTATGGCCTTAGCAAGGTTTATACTACTACAAAGCAACTGAATCTTTGAACCCTCAGTAAACACAGTTCCCAGGAGCCGTTCTCAAAGGAACACATTAAATCCAAACTAAAAGTTTGTGTAGAATGCCTTGGGACTTAATGAAATTAAGCGTGAGGACTTTAATGTGAGCACTGGGTTCACTTCAAAGTCAACTTCACGTATAACTCAAGTTGAACTGTACATTTCCTCAAGATGTCTATATTTAATCTAGTTCAACCAAACCCTTTCAAAAAAGTCCtgtggtctgaatcaggagagaaatctgcacggATCAAGTACAAATGAAAACAGTCCATAGCAGAAACAAATGTGTCTTGATTTTAATGGGATGAGTTAAAAGTGTCTTTTATAATGGATATGAGCTGTTTGTCTTCTTCAGATGTCAACAGATGTGGTttattgggatgtttttatcagtgtttGGACTcatactgacggcacccattcactgcagagcatccactgcatttctccaaatctgaccAAGAAACCAATTCATTCTGATCTTGGATCAACTatctctttcatttattttttatttaaatcagcaaATGTCACCATGTAAAGAATGCAGACATATTAAACATCAACATTATTACTCAATTGAACAAATATGTTGTCATTTTCACCTTCATTAGGGACTTATTTGCATAATGGTGATAAATGATACACAAATAAAACTCCTCTCTCATGCAAAAGTACAGGAAAATGAGCCTCTAGTGCTCATGCAAATCAGTGGAAGGGTTTGAGGTGGATATGAGCTCAACATAtggagtaaataaaaataaaacatctataCAAAAGACACATACATGCATGAGAATCACTTGTTCTCATGTATTGTGAACAGCATCTAAATTTGAGAGATTAAAAAAGCAAGGAGGAAACGTGAGGAATCTGTTCCTGATTGGATGTTGAGATGTGGGTGTGGCTCAGGAGGCGGAGCTGAACGAGAGCTTGCAGCCGATTGTGGGTGGGGCTTAAACACACAAGGGCTGAAAACTCTTTCATAAAGAGATGAGATGAAATGAGATCCACTTCTTTAAACCAATCGTGTCTGAAGAATTAGTTCAGACTGGGAGAGCAGACCACTTTGATTTAAGATGTTATTTTTCCAAGTGATCAGGGTTCATTTGACTGGTTAATGTGGTCACTACACCATCTGTCAGCTAAAGTCATTTAGAAATTGCTGATTTTACTGTAAGCAGCGCTAAACAACTCGACTGTTGTTGGCCCTAAAATTTTATAGTCTATTAgcctcaggaaaaaaaaaatctcacagaCATATCTCCAAGGAAAGCTTGAAAATCTACTTTTAATGATCCGATTCTGTAATCTGTATGAAAGATGAATATCTCCCTGAAGGCCCCTGTGAAGAAGATGCTTAAttgtttatagatttttattaaatgatcccttttttgcaatgtttttttaaacatatattcacAGTCATTGCTTTGCTGCCAgctttatgcatatatacagtatatatatacattagaagtggatcaaaacctttcgtAAAACCAATATGCGTTCTTGTCAACTTTGATGAACTTCTTTGATCCATTTCTGTTCTGTTGACTAGTATATTAAAGACTAGTTATGGTTTAATTCCCCTACTGGAATGGACTGAATTAGATTGTGATGGATGGACTAACTTCACCTTTAACCTTTAACCGCTTGTTTGACGGCACAGGTTTCATCTGAGTTTGTTGATTTTCACTGGTAATGGTGGATTCACGTTGGTCacgtaaggtttttttttatgtagatgTCATGACTagatgttgctgtttttttgtgttgatcattttgtctcattttgtcCATACTGGTTAAATACAGGCTAACAAATACATTCACTTGTGTTTAATAGTTGTGAAAAAACATCTATTATCTTGCTGTTTGAATAAAGAACCTCATACTTCAGCTAAATCAGAATGTAAACCAGTAATCAGTCTTAGTGTTGTATGTACAGTACTAGACAAAAGGCTTTGCATAACGTAATGTATAAAGGTTCAAGTAAAGGAAATATGTTTAGAGAAGGAACTTAATCTACAGGTGGGAAGATCAGCCTTCAGTCGGTCTCCAGCAGGTAAATAGTATTTACTGTTCCTTTATAATATTGATATAAAGGGCTGAATTcaaatttagataaaaaaaaaataaataaaaaaatcaaacaaacaggcATTTCAGAATGGCATGAACAAAATCTGATATAGTATagacaataaataaagaaaaaatcagTGCAGTTGTATTTTCTTAAATTTGCAAGTATAATaatcaaagaaatatatatttaaactattgAAAAATCAAGCTGAAACTTGTATGAATAAAGctgtatttctttaaattaattttgatgagTTACAGTAATgggaaaaaacatgttaaagttTGACTGCATTTGTTTTAGTGTACTCAACGATTAAAAAGACTTTATGTCataataaaaagcatgaaaGTGTCTAAAAACACCAGTGTAGTATTCTTGTATGTTTCAGGGAGTAAACCCGTGAAGACGAGAAGACGCGGGACAAGATGTATCTGGTTTTGCTCGGTGAGTGAACGAAACGGATGGAAGGTTAGATCGTTAGACCGTCACAGACCACAGCCAATCACATCGTTTCTGCATACGACGCTCTGATTGGCTAAGCCTCGAAAAGTTGAAAAGGTTTCAATTTCTGCAGCGATTCAATCCGCGACACGCGTTAGAGGAAACGAGAGGCATTGATGCCGACGCAGTATATTATAGCAGCTACATTTTTCCCGAAGGGCGGAAACTGGGCGGTGTGTCCCGGCTTTGGGAAATACACCAAAAAGACACGAACTGTAAGAAACCTCACGGTAGTGGTATGCGGCCTGAAAGCCCACCGCCTCGGATTCATGAGTACAGAAAGAAATAGTGTGTTAGAGCCGTTTGAAGTAAAAGCAGCCTAAAACTGTGAAAGAAAACCCCTCCAGACTGAATTATAAGGAATTTATGCAGCAAACACAATGTGATTTCTGTACCTGAATTATTTAGTGCTTTCTATGTAGTTAGGTTGGTTTTTGCTGTGggatcaaaatcaaaatagagATTCATTGCAATCGTTCGAGAAACTCCACTTATATGGTCGAGCAGAACATTGCTTTTAGAAATGGGACGCGTTTTGCCAAAATTGAAATCatgacagtgtttttttgtgcatatcaCACAGCCCTAACAGGAATCGTGTCGAAGGCGTCTGGAGAGCCGTATCGGTTCGTCGTGATCCAAGACCCAAAGACCTGGACAGAAGCTCAGTCGTACTGCAGAGAGGAACACGTGGATCTGGCGACGGTTCAGAGCGACGAAGACAGAGCCAAACTGAAGGAGGCAGCGAACGACGAGAGCTTTCAGTCTTTCGCCTGGATCGGCTTCTACAACGGCGTCCTCGCCTGGCGCTGGTCGTATCTGAACGCGGCGAGCAGCTTCACGAAGTGGGAGTCCTGGGAGCCGGACACGTCCCGCACCGAAGAGGCCTGTGCGTTCATAGACGGAAACCGGCTCTGGGGAGATGCGTCCTGTACTCAGGAAAAATACTTCTTCTGTCAAACTGGTAAGAAATTATACAACACTTATAATCTGGAGGAATGGGAGAAAAAACAATATTGAGAGACGAGAGGGGAAGCCAGACGACGAGCAAGAGTCCAGACGCTCCAGTAAAGAGAAGAAACTGGGTAGAAGCTAAATAACACTCTGCAGCTAGATCAGAGACTGAATAGAGTTTAAATAGACAGAATAATAAGATGACAAGCTAATCAATTACCACGGAAACTAGCAGAGTGAAACATCAGAACaggcatttcaaaataaaagtcctcaGACAACAAGACAGGGGAGCATTGACTGTAATCGTGACCGTCTCACAATTGAGAATTTAAActctaaaaaagaaagaattgtgAAAAGTTGAAATTACCTTCTACAATTACAtggttttcttttcagaattttCCCAGAATAGACAACCAAAGTCTGATCTATAAAAGAAATTTGCAGCTATGAGGAAAGAAATAGTCAGAAATGGGAGATAAACAGCTGCAAGTAGAACAGACTTAAAAGACATAAACTTAGAATTCAGAGAATCAaagatacaattttttttttttttttttcaatttcagaatttaaagaaaaaactctTGGGAATGTAAGAACGTTCTACTAATACTCTCAGGTTTATCGCATTTTTTCAGTAGAAAGTATAAGCTAGCTCACACTGACCTCAGGATAAAACTCAAATAACACTTAAATAAACCATCTTAAGATATGATATACACAAAGTAGATTTATTATGgtgttataaataacaatactCTTACAATTTAAGTTATAATCCTAAacatataaattgtattataatcGTTTTTACTATTATTCATGAACACGTTATAAGGTTTTATAACGCATTATGCATGCACTATAATGCTTTAAGTATTATAAACACAGACTTGATAGAAAGTGAGTCACTTGCAGTGAGCACAAACCTGACTCCTTACAGACAAGAGCCAGACTCAAGACAAGTTTAAGTTCATCCAGACGAGCCTGAATTGGCGTGAAGCTCAGGTTTACTGCAGGACGCTGTACACGGACCTGGCCACCGTCACAGACGACAGCGAGAACACGCCCTCGCCGATCTGATGTATAAAAACAATGTCTGGGAAGCCTGGATCGGCCTGTCCAAGAACCTGTGGCTGTGGTCGGACGGGACCGGCGTGTCGCGGGCCTCGTGACGTGGGAGTCTGGACAGCCTGATAACGTGAACGGAGACGAGGTGTGCGTGTGCGGGACCGGCGGACAGACGGGCGGACGACGCCTGCTCCACCCGCCCGGCCGTTCTACTGTAAAACATGTGAGCCTGGAAGAGCGGCGTGTTTCATCGTCAGGCCAGAACTCAGACCTTATCAGAAAATCGTTAGTTTGCTCGCTTTCTTAAAGATTTCAATCCAAAAGCATCGATGTTTTACAACAATAAGTGATGCATTTAtcataatgaattaatttatctgtattttggcaaa is drawn from Puntigrus tetrazona isolate hp1 chromosome 7, ASM1883169v1, whole genome shotgun sequence and contains these coding sequences:
- the LOC122349286 gene encoding macrophage mannose receptor 1-like, which codes for MEDRLIRFVLFSGFLSVLLCSSHDYVWVRDRKTWKEAQDFCQKHYLDLATARTDEEWSEIDKLRAKNGSKTWIRLYDDVNGWRWSFRNECPSFTRWHKKQPDNYGGNQDCVMLHSNGYWHDENCNRKCAIICQSDQRPVLVSDPAMSWTQGQRLCRENYTDLHTVKNERENQLLQMMVRDDGCVWIGLYRHPDRSYTNQTEKQTDQEECPAVDEDGRVTEELCSEKLFFVCQTPLSVRRQVLRLKVKAGDNVSDKVTADAVLKEVQKKLQEQGLAADVKFSWQEQLNGTVFHKLNKQRYRSRC
- the LOC122349205 gene encoding C-type lectin galactose-binding isoform-like, giving the protein MTVFFCAYHTALTGIVSKASGEPYRFVVIQDPKTWTEAQSYCREEHVDLATVQSDEDRAKLKEAANDESFQSFAWIGFYNGVLAWRWSYLNAASSFTKWESWEPDTSRTEEACAFIDGNRLWGDASCTQEKYFFCQTDKSQTQDKFKFIQTSLNWREAQVYCRTLYTDLATVTDDSENTPSPI